In one window of Pseudobdellovibrionaceae bacterium DNA:
- a CDS encoding ATP-binding protein, protein MNKPNRKPIPRYLDTIITNLALDHGKMAFISGPRQVGKTTMVQLIGQSFEQSVYKNWDQTEFKRVWAKSPDQIAEEFDLSKIKESRLLILDEIHKSKSWKQKLKGLYDTRGDSFSIIVTGSARLNIYKKGADSLMGRYFNFRLHPFSLREALGLAPNSPELVNETLFSGRPVKSPKGSVAILNELMDYGGFPEPFLRKNKAAARLWRRGRNEKIVREDLRDLSRVQEISQIETLISLLPEKVGSPLSVQSLREDLDVAHDTVSRWLGYLKELYFFFEVKPFSRSIPRSLKKEGKIYFYDWCENTELGAKFENLVASHLLKACHFWDDSGLGQFGLHYLRNKEKKEVDFLISKDSKPWFTVECKNGDTALDTNYQKFSKYTKCPHLQVVFEPDVFRKVDEQTAIVGADRFLAALV, encoded by the coding sequence ATGAATAAGCCGAATCGTAAGCCCATTCCCCGCTACTTGGACACCATCATAACCAACTTGGCTCTTGACCACGGCAAGATGGCCTTTATTTCTGGTCCAAGGCAGGTGGGCAAAACCACGATGGTCCAACTGATTGGGCAAAGCTTTGAACAAAGTGTCTATAAAAACTGGGATCAAACCGAATTCAAGCGGGTTTGGGCAAAAAGTCCTGATCAAATTGCCGAAGAATTTGATCTTTCGAAAATTAAGGAATCGCGGCTCTTGATCCTTGATGAAATCCACAAATCAAAATCATGGAAACAAAAGCTCAAGGGTCTCTACGATACTCGAGGCGATAGTTTCTCAATCATCGTTACTGGTAGCGCCCGACTCAATATTTACAAAAAGGGTGCAGACTCCCTCATGGGCAGATACTTCAACTTTCGTCTACACCCTTTCTCCCTTCGCGAAGCTCTTGGGCTTGCCCCCAACTCGCCAGAATTAGTAAACGAAACACTCTTTTCTGGCAGACCCGTAAAAAGTCCCAAAGGGTCCGTAGCTATACTCAATGAGCTAATGGACTACGGTGGTTTCCCAGAACCTTTCTTGCGAAAAAACAAAGCTGCTGCACGACTGTGGCGCCGAGGTCGGAATGAGAAAATCGTGCGGGAAGACCTAAGGGATCTTTCTAGAGTTCAAGAGATCAGTCAGATTGAAACCTTGATAAGCCTTCTACCAGAGAAAGTCGGCAGTCCACTTTCGGTTCAATCACTGCGTGAAGATTTAGATGTAGCCCATGACACTGTGTCTCGGTGGCTTGGATACCTGAAAGAACTCTATTTCTTTTTTGAAGTTAAACCGTTTTCTAGGTCCATACCCCGCTCACTGAAAAAAGAAGGTAAGATCTATTTTTATGATTGGTGTGAGAACACTGAACTTGGAGCCAAATTTGAGAACCTGGTAGCTAGTCACCTACTGAAAGCCTGTCACTTTTGGGACGATAGTGGCCTGGGGCAATTTGGACTGCATTACCTTAGGAACAAGGAAAAAAAGGAAGTGGACTTTTTGATAAGCAAAGATAGTAAACCATGGTTCACAGTGGAGTGCAAAAATGGAGACACTGCCTTGGATACAAACTACCAGAAGTTTTCAAAGTATACTAAGTGTCCACATCTCCAGGTGGTATTCGAACCTGACGTCTTTCGAAAAGTCGATGAGCAAACCGCGATCGTGGGAGCCGACAGATTCTTGGCCGCTCTGGTCTGA
- a CDS encoding transposase → MSCVLTNGTGLQQRQIMPRKPFINSSEFPFHITARCINKEWFHLPMPAVWTVMENYLYFIHHEYKIILHAFVLMTNHFHLIATAPEANISEAMNYFMRETSRNLTEASGRINQTYGSRFFRTLIESEHYYQHAYKYVYRNPVEAGLTNKVEDYPYSTLHGLMGRSHTLIPTTYDDTLFSDLEATLKWLNQPPQRDDLSAVQSALRKRVFKLPRSTTYGQHPLSYEKY, encoded by the coding sequence GTGAGCTGCGTTTTGACCAATGGTACGGGTTTGCAGCAGAGACAAATCATGCCACGAAAACCCTTTATCAATTCCTCAGAATTTCCATTTCACATTACTGCTCGGTGTATCAACAAAGAATGGTTTCACCTCCCAATGCCGGCAGTTTGGACGGTTATGGAAAACTACCTCTACTTCATTCATCACGAATACAAAATTATCCTTCATGCTTTTGTGTTGATGACCAACCACTTTCACCTGATTGCCACCGCACCAGAGGCAAATATCAGCGAAGCCATGAACTACTTTATGAGAGAGACCAGCCGAAATCTGACTGAAGCCTCTGGAAGAATTAATCAAACCTACGGAAGCCGCTTCTTTCGAACCTTGATCGAGTCGGAGCACTATTACCAGCACGCCTATAAATACGTTTACCGAAATCCTGTTGAAGCTGGACTTACAAACAAAGTCGAAGACTATCCCTACAGCACCCTTCATGGATTGATGGGGCGAAGTCACACACTAATTCCGACCACTTACGACGACACCCTTTTCTCAGACCTAGAAGCCACACTCAAATGGCTCAATCAACCACCCCAAAGAGATGACTTAAGTGCGGTTCAATCTGCGTTAAGAAAACGAGTCTTTAAGCTGCCAAGATCAACCACCTACGGTCAGCATCCACTCTCATATGAAAAATATTAA